From the Leptospira biflexa serovar Patoc strain 'Patoc 1 (Paris)' genome, one window contains:
- a CDS encoding motility protein A has translation MDIATVIGLALGLALMLLGVVSGGLSLTDLIDIPSVMITFGGAAAATIISFPWTSTIGVGAVTKKAFQNPPSDLPGLITTLVSFSEKARREGLLALEDDINELPEEFLKKGIQLVVDGTDPELVRNIMETEIGNTAARHAYGRGWWDAYAGFAPGFGMLGTLVGLVGMLKNLGGGDASAIGQGMATALITTLYGSLAQNLFAAPVVRKLTRRSEDELVIKQVMVEGTLSIQSGDNPRIVKEKLASFLTPAERTALKDDGD, from the coding sequence ATGGATATAGCTACAGTCATTGGTTTGGCCTTAGGTTTGGCCTTGATGTTACTTGGGGTTGTCTCGGGGGGTCTTTCCCTTACCGACTTAATTGACATTCCCTCAGTCATGATTACATTTGGTGGTGCCGCAGCGGCGACCATCATTTCATTCCCATGGACATCGACCATCGGTGTGGGAGCTGTCACCAAAAAAGCCTTCCAAAACCCTCCCTCAGATTTACCAGGACTCATTACGACACTTGTGAGTTTCTCTGAAAAGGCGCGTCGTGAAGGTTTACTTGCCTTAGAAGATGATATCAATGAACTTCCAGAAGAATTTTTAAAGAAGGGAATCCAACTCGTTGTGGATGGAACAGACCCTGAACTGGTTCGTAACATTATGGAAACCGAAATTGGAAACACGGCAGCCCGGCATGCTTATGGTCGTGGTTGGTGGGATGCTTACGCTGGTTTTGCGCCAGGGTTCGGGATGCTTGGGACCCTTGTGGGTCTTGTGGGGATGTTAAAGAACTTAGGTGGTGGGGATGCAAGTGCGATTGGACAAGGTATGGCGACGGCCCTCATTACCACATTGTACGGATCCCTCGCTCAGAACTTATTTGCAGCTCCCGTTGTAAGAAAACTGACACGCAGATCAGAAGATGAACTTGTGATCAAACAAGTCATGGTAGAAGGAACGTTATCCATCCAATCAGGGGACAACCCTCGGATTGTGAAAGAGAAGTTGGCGAGTTTCTTAACTCCTGCAGAACGAACTGCACTCAAAGACGACGGAGATTAA
- a CDS encoding flagellar basal body-associated FliL family protein: protein MGDREVDEEEGGLAEGSSASAGMSPIVKWLLYIAAAIFGIIIVTVISMFVAQKTATSVFKQQKNISLVKAPPPLEVYTFQEEFRVNTSDVGESHFVKLKMSLGFESGQPALSAELAARVAQMQNIINLVIARKTKDDLKSITNQLDLREEIKAHLNHILTNGKIKEVYFTEFLVN, encoded by the coding sequence ATGGGTGACCGTGAAGTAGATGAAGAAGAAGGTGGGTTAGCCGAAGGTAGTTCCGCCTCTGCCGGGATGTCCCCCATTGTAAAATGGTTATTGTACATCGCTGCTGCCATTTTTGGGATTATCATTGTAACCGTTATATCGATGTTTGTTGCTCAAAAGACGGCAACAAGTGTATTCAAACAACAAAAGAATATCTCTCTTGTGAAAGCTCCCCCTCCTTTGGAAGTTTACACATTCCAGGAAGAGTTTCGAGTGAATACTTCTGATGTAGGTGAGTCACATTTTGTGAAGTTAAAGATGTCTCTTGGATTTGAATCGGGCCAACCTGCACTATCTGCAGAACTTGCGGCACGTGTGGCTCAAATGCAAAACATCATTAACTTAGTGATAGCTCGAAAAACAAAAGATGATTTAAAATCCATCACCAACCAATTGGATTTACGTGAGGAAATCAAAGCCCACTTAAATCACATTTTGACGAATGGAAAAATCAAAGAGGTTTACTTTACCGAGTTCTTAGTAAACTAG
- the kdsB gene encoding 3-deoxy-manno-octulosonate cytidylyltransferase, translating into MSDQILGVIPARFASTRFPGKPLALIGTKPMIQWTYHHASLSKSFHRLVVATDDKRIHDVVLGFGGESVLTSPDHPTGTDRIIEVAETYPNYGIIVNIQGDEPGMEASLIDGVVGLKTKHRNWEMTTAAVPFTSAEDPKDPNKVKVVFDNKGRANYFSRSPIPASFKGEAKYHRHLGIYAYERDFLMNYNQLPPSDWETVESLEQLRALQNGSTIGVYLSDKANLGVDSPADLEVVITEFKKKGLL; encoded by the coding sequence ATGTCCGACCAAATTCTCGGTGTGATCCCTGCACGCTTTGCGAGCACACGATTTCCTGGAAAACCACTGGCCCTCATTGGAACCAAACCAATGATCCAGTGGACCTACCACCACGCATCCCTTTCAAAGTCTTTCCACCGTTTGGTGGTCGCCACCGATGACAAACGAATCCATGATGTGGTATTGGGTTTTGGGGGTGAGTCTGTTCTCACAAGCCCCGATCATCCCACTGGTACCGACAGAATCATTGAAGTAGCAGAAACCTATCCCAATTACGGAATCATCGTGAATATCCAAGGGGATGAACCCGGAATGGAAGCTTCCTTAATTGATGGAGTGGTGGGTTTAAAAACCAAACACCGAAATTGGGAAATGACAACTGCCGCCGTGCCATTTACAAGTGCAGAAGATCCAAAAGACCCTAACAAAGTTAAGGTGGTTTTTGACAATAAAGGACGAGCCAATTATTTTTCTCGTTCACCGATCCCGGCCTCCTTTAAGGGAGAAGCGAAGTACCATCGTCATTTAGGCATTTATGCTTACGAACGTGACTTCTTAATGAATTATAACCAACTCCCTCCATCCGATTGGGAAACGGTAGAGTCTCTGGAACAACTGCGTGCCTTACAAAATGGATCAACCATTGGGGTGTATCTTTCTGACAAAGCCAATCTTGGTGTGGATTCGCCGGCTGACTTAGAAGTGGTGATTACAGAATTTAAAAAGAAAGGTTTACTTTAG
- the motB gene encoding flagellar motor protein MotB: MASKKEKCPECIQKVPEFMATYGDMVTLLLCFFILLYTTGKTDAKEMQIILSAFKSTTGFFTGGQTLSKGSLEEMGMQIESLPSQVVGRNLSKSKKDAQEVFKPEVEAGKVRISENERGLVISLVGADYFYPGSAILTPAIRETLRKAAGLIKGLERFVRVEGHSDDDAVNPVSRPGREEREYINNWDLAGARAVNATVFMINAEEIEPSWFQAVSFGSYRPLVLENEGTPEAKAFNRRVDIIILTEKSTKRGPGESKYGLPDTRLPNTETNVEGEF, encoded by the coding sequence ATGGCGTCTAAAAAAGAAAAATGTCCTGAGTGTATCCAAAAAGTTCCCGAGTTCATGGCAACTTACGGGGACATGGTGACACTTCTCCTTTGTTTCTTCATTCTTTTGTATACTACAGGGAAAACAGATGCAAAGGAGATGCAAATCATCCTCTCGGCATTTAAATCGACCACTGGATTTTTTACAGGTGGGCAAACTCTTTCCAAAGGATCATTGGAAGAGATGGGAATGCAAATCGAATCTTTACCATCACAAGTGGTAGGACGAAACCTTTCCAAATCCAAAAAGGATGCACAAGAAGTTTTTAAACCGGAAGTGGAAGCAGGTAAGGTGCGCATCTCGGAAAACGAAAGAGGGCTTGTGATCTCTCTTGTTGGTGCTGATTATTTTTATCCAGGTTCCGCTATCCTAACGCCTGCGATCCGAGAAACTTTACGAAAAGCAGCAGGACTTATCAAAGGACTCGAACGATTTGTTCGTGTGGAAGGGCATAGTGATGATGATGCCGTGAATCCAGTGAGTCGTCCAGGTCGTGAAGAAAGGGAATATATCAATAACTGGGATTTGGCGGGTGCTAGGGCCGTGAATGCCACTGTATTTATGATCAATGCAGAAGAAATTGAACCAAGTTGGTTCCAAGCGGTTAGTTTTGGATCCTATAGACCTCTCGTATTAGAAAATGAAGGTACACCAGAAGCAAAGGCTTTTAACAGAAGAGTGGATATCATCATTTTAACAGAGAAGTCTACCAAACGAGGACCAGGAGAAAGTAAATACGGTCTCCCTGACACTCGTTTGCCGAACACAGAAACAAATGTAGAAGGAGAATTTTAA
- a CDS encoding flagellar FlbD family protein has translation MVILHRLKGAEFVLNADLIETIEANPDTIITLVNEKKFIVLESVAEVVEKVVSYQTRIHNLPQVKEKTEET, from the coding sequence TTGGTCATTTTACATCGACTCAAAGGTGCGGAATTTGTTCTCAATGCAGATTTAATTGAGACCATTGAAGCAAATCCAGATACGATCATCACTCTTGTGAATGAAAAGAAATTCATTGTACTAGAGTCCGTGGCGGAAGTTGTGGAAAAGGTGGTGTCCTACCAAACTAGGATCCACAATCTCCCCCAAGTCAAAGAGAAGACCGAGGAAACGTAA
- a CDS encoding glycosyltransferase: MKVAIIHDWLTGMRGGEVVLDSMLKAYPEADLFSLFYQKGKLNARIEDRKITTAFTNNLPFKKKYYRYYLPLFPTAIESLDLKGYDVVISSSHCVAKGVIPHPDTFHLSYVHSPMRYVWDMYYDYFPARKGFKFFLLQSIANYLRTWDAASANRVDFFTCNSHFVGRRIQKYYRRDYKIIYPPCLPQDFRVHDNSKDDYYLMVSAFAPYKKIDLAIEAFRENGKPLILVGGGQEEGKLVKNLPKNILWKKGLPRPEVIELYKKARGFIFPGMEDFGITPVESQAYATPVIAYGKGGALESVKEGKTGVFFQEQTVKSLNEAIKRAEKTQFKRWDFQNSINRFTEEKFVSEIRKVVDRHK; encoded by the coding sequence ATGAAAGTTGCTATTATACATGATTGGCTTACGGGTATGCGCGGTGGAGAAGTTGTTCTTGATAGTATGTTAAAGGCCTATCCTGAAGCTGATTTGTTTAGTTTGTTTTATCAAAAAGGAAAACTCAACGCACGGATAGAAGATCGAAAGATCACAACCGCGTTTACTAACAACCTCCCATTCAAAAAAAAATACTATCGGTATTATCTGCCGTTATTTCCCACAGCCATCGAATCACTTGATTTAAAAGGATACGATGTGGTGATCAGTTCTTCTCACTGTGTTGCCAAAGGGGTGATCCCACACCCGGACACGTTTCATTTGAGTTATGTACATAGCCCAATGCGTTATGTTTGGGATATGTATTATGATTATTTTCCAGCAAGGAAAGGGTTTAAATTTTTTCTTTTACAATCCATTGCTAATTATCTCCGAACTTGGGATGCAGCATCTGCCAATCGTGTTGATTTTTTTACATGTAACTCGCATTTTGTGGGACGAAGGATTCAAAAATACTACCGTCGCGATTATAAGATCATTTACCCACCTTGTTTGCCACAAGACTTTCGTGTGCATGACAATTCCAAAGATGATTATTATCTCATGGTCTCTGCCTTTGCTCCTTATAAAAAAATTGACCTTGCGATTGAAGCGTTTCGGGAAAATGGAAAACCACTCATTCTTGTGGGTGGTGGCCAAGAAGAAGGAAAACTAGTGAAAAATCTCCCAAAAAACATCCTATGGAAAAAAGGTCTACCACGCCCAGAAGTGATCGAACTCTACAAAAAGGCTCGTGGTTTCATCTTTCCGGGGATGGAAGACTTCGGGATCACCCCCGTGGAATCGCAGGCCTATGCCACACCCGTCATTGCCTATGGGAAAGGTGGGGCCTTGGAATCGGTCAAAGAGGGGAAAACTGGTGTGTTTTTCCAAGAACAGACAGTTAAATCCTTAAATGAGGCCATCAAACGTGCCGAAAAAACCCAATTCAAACGTTGGGATTTCCAAAATTCCATCAATCGATTCACGGAAGAAAAATTCGTAAGCGAAATTCGAAAGGTAGTCGATAGACATAAATAG